TTTTAAAGGGATGTTACTTCAATAGCGTTCTCTGCTTCCACTTTCTTAGCCTTACCTAACTTTTCCAGTGTTTCCTGATTCTGTTTATCTAAGAGaaaattttccaataatacTCGATCTAGCTTTGCTTGCGTCATAGTCACTAAAACCCTGCTTTCTTTGAGTTCTGATTCTTCAACTGATAGTTGTACATTCATTTTAGTCACTAAATCACCGCTCTTAGAAAGTTTTGTTTCCAAAtcttgtattttctttttaagagattttgttcaatggcttttgtctgtcgctatttttcaGCCCTACCTATACTTTTTCTAGTCTTTCCCGATTCTGTTCCTCTAAGAGTGACATTCcttctttcatttcatttagcTGAGTTTTAAAACCCCTGCTTCCTTCTTACCCTTTCAACTTTCTTCATTACCTGTATCCTCTCCTTGTCTAACTCCTCTTGTATCTCACTTTTTTCCTGTACAAGTAATCTCTAACTGATCTTCCAGTTGTGTAAATACCCTCATAACTTTGTCTAACTGAGCTTTCAGATGTGCAATTTCTTTTTGGGCATTGTCAAATTCGCCTTTTATTGTGTTACTTTCTATAGCCTTGTTTTCTGCATCTGACAGTTTTACCTGCATCTCCATCACTAAATTCTTGGATTCAGTAAGGTCTTTTCTGCATCTGCTAGTTGTGCTTGCAACATAGTCACTAAATCCTGCTTTCTTTGAGTTTTGATTCTTCAACTGATAGTAATTCCCGCAAGTTAGTTACTAAATCATCGCTCTCAGAAAGTGTTGCTTCTAGATCCTGTATTTCTTTTTAAGGGATGTTACTTCAATAGCGTTCTCTGATTCTACTTTCTTAGCCTTACCTAACTCTTCCAGTGTTTCCTGATTCTGTTTATCTAAGAATGACTTTTCCAATATTACTTGATCTAGTTTTGCTTGCATCATAGTCACTAGATCCCTGCTTTCTTTGAGTTTTGATTCTTCAACTGATAGTAATTCCTGCAAGTTAGTTACTAAATCATCGCTCTCAGAAAGTGTTGCTTCTAGAtcctgtattttctttttaagggATGTTACTTCAATAGCGTTCTCTGATTCTACTTTCTTAGCCTTACCTAACTCTTCCAGTGTTTCCTGATTCTGTTTATCTAAGAATGACTTTTCCAATATTACTTGATCTAGTTTGCTTGCATCATAGTCACTAGATCCCTGCTTTCTTTGAGTTTTGATTCTTCAACTGATAGTAATTCCTGCAAGTTAGTTACTAAATCATCGCTCTCAGAAGTGTTGCTTCTAGAtcctgtattttctttttaagggATGTTACTTCAATAGCGTTCTCTGCTTCTACTTTCTTAGCCTTACCTAACTCTTCCAGTGTTTCCTGATTCTGTTTATCTAAGAATGACTTTTCCAATATTACTTGATCTAGTTTTGCTTGCATCATAGTCACTAGATCCCTGCTTTCTTTGAGTTTTGATTCTTCAACTGATAGTAATTCCTGCAAGTTAGTTACTAAATCATCGCTCTCAGAAAGTGTTGCTTCTAGATCCTGTATTTCTTTTTAAGGGATGTTACTTCAATAGCGTTCTCTGCTTCTACTTTCTTAGCCTTACCTAACTCTTCCAGTGTTTCCTGATTCTGTTTATCAAAGAATGACTTTTCCAATATTACTTGATCTAGTTTTGCTTGCATCATAGTCACTAGATCCCTGCTTTCTTTGAGTTTTGATTCTTCAACTGATAGTAATTCCTGCAAGTTAGTTACTAAATCATCGCTCTCAGAAAGTGTTTGCTTCTAGAtcctgtattttctttttaagggATGTTACTTCAATAGCGTTCTCTGCTTCTACTTTCTTAGCCTTACCTAACTCTTCCAGTGTTTCCTGATTCTGTTTATCTAAGAATGACTTGTCCAATATTACTTGAGCTAGTTTTGCTTGCAACATAGTCACTAAATCCCTGcttttttttgagttttgatTCTTCAACTGATAATTGTACCTGCATTTTAGTCACTAAATCCCCGCTCTCAGAGAGTTTTGCTTCCAAAccttgtattttctttttaagggATTTTGTTCAATCGCGtttgtctgtcgctattttttcagcCATACCTAACTCTTCAAATCTTTCCCTATTCTGTTTCTCTAAGAATGACTTTCGCTTTTTTACTTGATCTAGTTTTGCTCGTAACATAGTCACTACATTTCTGCTTCCTTCGAGTTTTGATTCTTCATCTGATAGTTGTTCCTGCAAGTTAGTTACTAAATCACTGCTCTCAGACAGGTTTGCTTCTAGATACTGTATTTTGtttaagatattttatttcaatagcTTGCTCTGTTGCTACTTTCTCAGTTTTACCTAACTCTTCCAGCCTTTCCTGGTTCTGTTTATCTAATAGTGTATTTCCTTCTTTCACTTGATCTAGCTGATTTTTAAAGTTCTCTTCAGGACCTATGAAAAGTGAAAagattttgtgttgtacaaatgtttttggtaaaaattaaaaGTCAGTATTAAAACTCTAACAGTAATATGTATACAATTCGCTTAAAAAGAGTGCAAATAATGCATGACTAGgttgtgttgacaagccaaataTTAGCTATTTAATAGCTTCAAGGATTAGCACGAAAACCTCTACATAGTGAAACAGATCCTCCGCAAGGTTAATTATGAGATACAATCACGAAAACCAGTTGTGATCACTTTACCTTTAGGAGTATGTTCTTGATTTTCAACTTCAGTGACTAGGAATGCCTGTATTCCCAACAATGACAGTACTTCTTGCTTTATATTAGAAGATGTTGGATTCTTTCTGTTATTTCGACCGATAATTGTATTACATCATGGTTGTGGTTGTTTCAAAAATGAAGAGCCATCAACGTCCAGAACTCGTGACAAGTTCTGTACTACTTTCTGCTGATTTTGCACTGCTGGTTTGACTTTGAAAAGTATCATCTCCTTGCTGGAACATTAAAGATGGAGATTCAGCTTGGaaaatgtttaatttcattaactccaaatgaaaagaaatacatTCATAATCGTACCATTTAGAACAATCCTGAAACGCAGATGACTATTTTGATCGATAATATATTATCATAATGTACGTCAGCATGAAGATTTTGATTAATGTGTGCAAGGAACATTTCCCTTGCACAGACGACTGCAATCGATGAGTAAAGCAAAAGCAATTAAAACTAATACCATACCTCTAACTGGATACATGTCTTCAAACTGTGTTAAAGAGGGAGTTGGTCGATCCACCTGAATGTAAGCAAATATGAATTATCCTCGATGTTCGAAACACCAAAATATGTGGTCGAACgtttgaacaatttattttacgATTTTCGAGGGTTGgaaaaaggggaaaaaagaattaaaaaaatattagaaAATGGTGGGCTTCACACGATTGACGTTGAGTCAACATTAAAGGCACTGAATTGCAGATGGTCAAAAGATTGACAAATAGTGGCGGTGATGCCACTTAGAAATGAGTTGTTAATTGTTACTTTGAAAGCTTTGCATGTGTTAAACACATTTAACGCTCAACCTTGACAAACGAGCGCTCACATTCATTGCAAAGCAGCTGCCAAATTTTTATCAAGGGTATTAAATAGTTAGTAGAAGCTAATAATGAATGACAAAGATATACAAGTGAAATCAAGCATAATTTGAGAACAAACAATTTCGCGAAATCGTTTTGTAACAAGTGATAAGCAGGTGTTATTTTTCAGAGAAAGGATTGAAACTGTTTTTTTACGCTGTAGATCTTTTCATAGATGGTAATTTATCCATCAAAACTATGCGATAGAGAACTTGCAGACAAGAAAAACTAGATTATGCAATTCCTTATAATTAAGAAGGCAATTCCTTTCATTGGAAATGATGTGTGAATTTGTTAATTATaataaagcgcagtggtcgtcgcgctgcgcatcctcctgagggggtccccctctgttgtaaacaaatccaagaacgccgcacatgttacgggttgattgtaatgtttgcgatattgccgcttgttaaaatggcggctgatctgtcacaagtataccaactaaccaaatgtaacacgcgataaaaggtcaattaatctaagttaaatatctgctgaatattgaacaataattgcacgctggattgagatcacatttgctcatgattttcttgaatcagttgaatggggctcggctactgttatcgctcgagccatagagctagacgtacgcatacgcatgtatacgccaacagactatcaacgaccggctctagttttcgacatcgctagcaaggacgagagctttcatttcaagaggcccgacaggagtacaaagacaacaacccaaactacagaaatctacagctcgcagagcaatgcccgctgcagcaagaagcatctctgcatctgttccgttccgtggtctgtatgaacgttcgtgtcaaaccgggtatatggcgcgcttcactcggctgtggagaatccgactcaactacaaagtttaccacgtttgggggtgcaaacgagaattccgagtacaggtatcaagtcaagcgaaggacctttcataggtcttcttgttatgtgggggttatctcacttgaaagaggattcagacctacccggcaatcaggaggtacaacaacgacgTTTGCCCATCACCGGTAcccaccagctagcggttggatcactgccatgaccgtgcacaggaccggggcacaggatctctcgatacgtctatgcatggtgtagccgtgcaattttcctgccaaatgccgcgaaaacccgctcgttttgtctattgtttcctgtcattttactatttcttaccacgtaatactaggagaagtaagacatggtgatcaacagttggttgtgggccaagtcgtcgcgggccggtacgttgtgggaccggattctctatatccgtgtacgtcaacgcggtgaccgtctcccaacaacatctctcgtgtcctgctctggcttgccgatcatggtcttgagtgtaatttttgtgttaggcattgtgcttgttgctggtctacatatataggcaacgttgatcattttagttatgtattttttgccatactgtactgtacatagcattgtgtacaaccaacgtgatcgcgcgcgatcaaacctttttgttcactgtgtctgcgtgcagtaaactcagcaaCATAATtaaatgtgctgagtgtagtgtcccgacgttcgtagctctacacgagtttatagatggaaatacaccactgaagttcgtttccgatcttaatattttactataattgcatgatgttgagtcttacaaaggccttaacaaagtgggggactgctcccatctcactcctattgaagttgagaagacttatgtttacgcACCAATGAGTGAGCTCTTTAAGCACATTGAGGATTGTCAGCATTTTCTTTTCGAATGTATCTTTGTGAAAGACATTTGGAAATATGTTGTACAGACAGTTGATACATACTTGACGAagcttttttacaaaaaaattacgAGAGTTTCGTCACTAGACGCAGTGCTTTAGTGACATATGACAGAGATACATACGCGTTGTTGTGTCCCACGCAATAGCTACATCGCCAGTCGTTTTGAGTATGATATGACGAACGATGTCAtagtaaaaaaaacaagtcatcgttgatgacacagtccccacttgttaatgggtactttgattacatgtcctcagagaggatagagtcatcttcattaattaggtctgtgataaaaatactgcgatacagatggtgctcaatggccaagaatgagttccatggtgatgaaaacataaaaccaatgtaggcaaccatcctaaagttcataaaatgagtcaactaggaattaatcaacaggatgttgtaaaacacttttgcatacaatcctaacacttaacagattatcactgttacctatttcataaagtttgatgcagtatttacaacactatgagatcaacatctgtatcaattttcatcaaatttgatgttgtattattttgtggctatatcactctaattaggaaagttcattacatatgcaattacaaattagttaaaatgacactgataaatgtctttttctatgttaaagcaatgtcagcttaacatctgtacagaATTTCAtggaatttgatgcagtatttctcgacatatcagcctacttacaaaacttcaataattgacatgttactgctacatgacgtgaaacaaattgacgagcatatgtatgaaataggtcaatgtccttgtaccaactttgaatgatactggttgAAATATGTccgagttgtggctctgtacattagaaaattgtaacaaaatcaccgccatgcagcgatatttgatcttactgtttaaaaaatcagcaCGTACggtatatgtataacataagtcaaagtccatgtaccaactttgaataagatcatttgagacttgccagagttatggctctcgacatgaaacaaccataacaaaattgctaccatgtggccatattggaccatctcgtgaaacaaatcgacataaatatgtatgattaagtcaatgtccttgttccaattttgaataaattcgcttgatacaagtcatggttccggacatgaaaaattcagaaaaaaaaatggcaccactgcggccatattggattgtatcacaaaacaaatcaatgtgcatatgtatgacataggtcaatgtccttgtactatgtttcaataaaatccgtgaataaaatcagttgagatgtgcccaagttttggctaaggacatgaaaaaattgtaacaaaatggctgccatgcagccatattggatcacatcatgaagcaaattgacgtacatatgtatgacataggttaatgtccttgtaccaactttgaataaaatcggttgagatatacctgagaattatggctctgtacatgaaaaaatcataacaaaatggccgcacggaagccatattggatcgtatcacataacaaattgacatgcatatgtatgacattagtcaatctccttgtaccaactttgaataaattcgcttgatacatgtctgagtattatggctctgtacatgaaaacatcataataaaatggctgcctggcagccatattggatcgtatcacaaaacaaatcgatgtacatatgtatgacatgggtcaatgtccttgtaccaactttgaataaaatgggttgagatatgcctgagttatggctccttacatgaaaaaatcgtaataaaatggccgcctggcggccatattggatcgtatcaccaaaaaaatcaacgtgcctatctatgacattggtcaatgtccttgtaccaactttgaataaaatcggttgaaacatgtctgagttatggctctgtacatgaaaaaattgtaataatatggccgcctggcggccatattggatcgtatcacaaaacaaatcgatgtacatatctatgacattggtcaatgtccttgtaccaactttgaataaaatcggttgaaacatgtctgagttatggctctatacatgaaaaaatcgtaataaaatggccgcctggcggccatattggatcgtatcacaaaacaaatcaatgtacatatctatgacattggtcaatgtccttgtaccaactttgaataaaatcgttgaaacatgtctgagttatggctctgtacatgaaaaaatcgtaataaatggccgcctggcggccatattggatcgtatcacaaaacaaatcaatgtacatatctatgacattggtcaatgtccttgtaccaactttgaataaaatcggttgaaacatgtctgagttatggctctttacatgaaacaatcgtaataaaatggccgcctggcggccatattggatcgtatcacaaaacaaatcgacgtgcatctgtatgatatatcaagtaatccttgtaccaactttgaatgaaatcgctctttGCAtctctgcgtgaacggacggacgcacggagcggacgcacgcacagacggacgcacgcacggacatgaccaaacctataaatccccccggacggtgtccgtggtgACTAATTAGATAGATCAAAACATCCTGCGAACTGAGGGCCAAAATTGGTTGTGTGTATTATCCATTATATATTCGCAATGGTCGACTCTGTACTTCACATTTTGGTATGTTGTGCGCTTTAGGGAGACCTTTCGTTACTCAAAAAGTTTCTCAGTGGCAAAGGATGTGTACACACTAGTAGAgtaatttgcgagaaatttgcgagataagacactttctcgcttttcaGTGAGAAGTATGCGAGAACACATACTTTTCTCGCATTTAATTTGTAAGAACTTTTGCTTCTCGCAATCAGCCAGCGAGAACTGTCTTTTATCGCTCTACATGTGCGCgaaattgaattctcgcaattAAAACTGCCACTAATTCCTTGCTATTTTGAGTGCGAtaattcaatttctcgcagatgcagagcgagaaaacacagtttaCGGTGTCTGATTGCGAGAAAGAAAAATGCTCGCACACTTCTCGCAAAATGCGGGAAGGTGTCCATTTCACGctaatttctcgcaaatttctgtactagtgtcaATTGCTAAATTAATGGCTGAGAACGATTGGGAAATACTGAAACTGCTATTAAAACAACAGACACTTCCAGTATTTCTTGGATAGTCGATCCCAGTGTGAGGCCGAGGTGTTATCTCGGTATTCTTACAATACTAACAATTGTCGACCTTCAGCCTCACACATCGATCCCGGGTCTTTGATCGACAATATAATTGTGACAGGGTTTTGTGGAATGTTAATTTGAGtgcatatttgattttgaataatttcTGTTTAAAGATTTCCAGATATACTCATTTACGTAATAAACAAAAAGTGCCAAACATTCCGATGTTGGTGGCGCCACATACTCATTTACGTAATGAATAAAAATGTGCCAAACATTCCGACATTGGCGGCGACCTattcgtgtatatatatatagggttTCCACGTGTCAACCCTTAGCCTGCCCACCATCTTGTGTCTTGTAGGTGAGTCACTTTTGTACTCTTGTAATCCGACTTTGTCAGGTATGTAATCTTTGCAATCCAAAGATTTTGACACTGAGTAATTGTACATTGAACATGTGAAAATGTGTGGCAATGTCAGCCATGTGCATGTGTATTACTTGGACAGTATACTTTCACCGTGCCACACCTCAGTTTCTTTACT
The Ptychodera flava strain L36383 chromosome 3 unlocalized genomic scaffold, AS_Pfla_20210202 Scaffold_25__1_contigs__length_14229661_pilon, whole genome shotgun sequence DNA segment above includes these coding regions:
- the LOC139125390 gene encoding putative leucine-rich repeat-containing protein DDB_G0290503: MLQAKLAQVILDKSFLDKQNQETLEELEIQDLEATLSESDDLVTNLQELLSVEESKLKESRDLVTMMQAKLDQVILEKSFLDKQNQETLEELDKQNQETLEELGKAKKVESENAIEVTSLKKKIQDLEATLSESDDLVTNLQELLSVEESKLKESRDLVTMMQAKLDQVILEKSFLDKQNQETLEELVEESKLKESRDLVTTLQAQLEDAEKDVTESKNLVMEMQVKLSDAEIRAIESNTIKGEFDNAPKEIAYMKAQLNKAMKLVTQLEDQLEIVVQEKSAIQES